In Leptolyngbya sp. KIOST-1, one DNA window encodes the following:
- a CDS encoding Na(+)/H(+) antiporter subunit B, whose product MKWVYLVAGALLFIKMVVFPDPVAEGLEVQIAEAVATESAVPNAVSGIILRNRLYDTIFEVVVFTIAVMGAKYLLADETPTAAFYSFTDEPSIVLARLGATIAALVGIELAIRGHLSPGGGFAAGVAGGTAIGLIAITAASPEWMQAIYERWHAATWEKVSVLVFIALSVFTLMGFSLPSAQFGTLLSGGMIPLLNVLVALKVALGSWAVTLLFIRYRGLL is encoded by the coding sequence ATGAAGTGGGTTTATCTAGTAGCCGGGGCACTGCTGTTTATCAAAATGGTGGTGTTTCCTGACCCCGTGGCCGAGGGGCTGGAAGTGCAGATCGCCGAGGCGGTTGCCACCGAGAGCGCTGTGCCCAATGCAGTATCGGGCATCATCCTTCGCAACCGTCTCTACGACACCATCTTTGAGGTCGTGGTGTTTACCATCGCCGTTATGGGGGCCAAGTATTTGCTGGCCGACGAAACCCCTACGGCAGCGTTCTATAGCTTCACCGATGAGCCATCTATTGTGCTGGCGCGGCTGGGGGCCACCATCGCGGCCCTGGTGGGGATTGAGCTGGCGATTCGCGGCCACCTCAGCCCCGGCGGTGGGTTTGCGGCGGGGGTGGCGGGTGGCACCGCGATCGGGCTAATTGCCATCACCGCCGCCTCGCCGGAGTGGATGCAGGCGATCTACGAACGCTGGCACGCGGCCACCTGGGAGAAGGTGTCGGTGCTGGTATTTATTGCCCTGTCAGTGTTTACCCTCATGGGCTTTAGCCTACCTTCGGCGCAGTTTGGCACCCTGCTCAGCGGCGGCATGATTCCTCTGTTGAATGTGCTGGTGGCGCTCAAGGTGGCCCTGGGGTCCTGGGCGGTGACGCTGCTGTTTATTCGCTACCGGGGGCTGTTGTAA
- a CDS encoding ATP-binding protein, with product MPDLAAAQGDVQRYRQCLDALLLYGSAFHNPVGQAFDALLRALQGGEATPVLKAYATWFQALASTGYSWGTYLLCQIAYAENPFTTQAQAQDFNHLPTALVAAARHDLERLQALYHLSGEQVAGWVGAIAALPQPPVAWATASAAPSPLPLPPASPWAGAIAALAAHYRRHGAGLLAQYRALSWRDGALRGIADPDPIGLDQLTAYDHPRQQLVQNTLALLKGYRALNVLLYGSRGSGKSSLVKALVNEYAPQGLRLVEVAKGDLRALPQIVEDLRSRPQRFIIFVDDLSFEEDDDTFKALKVVLEGSATARPANVVVYATSNRRHLVREFFSDRPRPSDQDEVQAWDTVQEKLSFSDRFGLTLTFEPADQPTYLAIVRHLAQQANLTLADDDLTARALQWATRHNGRSGRAARQFIDWLTAELDLAQP from the coding sequence ATGCCAGATTTAGCCGCCGCCCAGGGGGACGTGCAGCGCTACCGCCAGTGCCTCGACGCTCTCTTGCTCTACGGCAGCGCCTTCCACAACCCCGTTGGCCAGGCCTTTGACGCGCTACTGCGGGCGCTGCAGGGGGGAGAGGCCACCCCGGTGCTTAAAGCCTACGCCACCTGGTTTCAGGCCCTGGCCAGCACGGGCTATAGCTGGGGCACCTATCTGCTGTGCCAGATTGCCTATGCCGAGAATCCGTTTACGACCCAGGCCCAGGCCCAGGATTTTAACCATCTGCCCACCGCCCTGGTTGCCGCCGCCCGCCACGACCTGGAGCGGCTCCAGGCGCTGTACCATCTCAGTGGCGAGCAGGTGGCTGGGTGGGTGGGGGCGATCGCCGCTCTACCCCAGCCCCCGGTAGCCTGGGCCACGGCCTCAGCTGCGCCCTCGCCGCTGCCGCTGCCGCCCGCCTCGCCCTGGGCGGGGGCCATTGCCGCGCTGGCGGCCCACTACCGCCGCCACGGGGCCGGGCTACTGGCCCAGTACCGCGCTTTGAGCTGGCGGGACGGCGCGCTGCGGGGCATTGCCGACCCCGATCCCATTGGCCTGGACCAGCTCACTGCCTACGACCACCCCCGCCAGCAGCTGGTGCAAAATACCCTGGCCCTGCTGAAGGGCTACCGCGCCCTCAACGTGCTGCTCTACGGCAGTCGGGGGTCGGGTAAGTCCTCGCTGGTGAAGGCGCTGGTGAACGAGTACGCGCCCCAGGGGCTGCGGCTGGTGGAGGTGGCCAAGGGCGATCTGCGGGCTCTGCCCCAGATTGTGGAGGATTTGCGATCGCGGCCGCAGCGGTTCATCATTTTTGTGGATGACCTCTCATTTGAGGAGGACGACGACACCTTTAAAGCGCTCAAGGTAGTGCTGGAGGGCAGCGCCACGGCCCGTCCTGCCAATGTGGTGGTCTATGCCACCTCCAACCGTCGCCATCTGGTGCGGGAATTTTTTAGCGATCGCCCCCGCCCCAGCGATCAGGACGAAGTGCAGGCCTGGGACACGGTGCAGGAAAAGCTGTCCTTTAGCGATCGCTTTGGGCTCACCCTCACCTTCGAGCCCGCCGACCAGCCCACTTACCTGGCCATTGTCCGGCACCTGGCCCAGCAGGCTAACCTCACGCTAGCCGACGACGACCTCACCGCCCGGGCGCTACAGTGGGCCACCCGCCACAATGGCCGATCGGGTCGGGCGGCGCGGCAGTTTATCGACTGGCTGACAGCAGAGCTCGATCTGGCGCAGCCCTAG